Proteins from a genomic interval of Arachis hypogaea cultivar Tifrunner chromosome 10, arahy.Tifrunner.gnm2.J5K5, whole genome shotgun sequence:
- the LOC112716241 gene encoding serine protease SPPA, chloroplastic, translating into MSKLLAPPLPTLHNFTSIRTLSSYTSPSRLPLLSIIPKLPSFSTRNSRSRTRLPFPRAFDSDSDSNSEAAVDNNQTVTIPDEEYPTGEFKFEPVTGFRSLLVKLNMLFALPWERVRKGSVLTMKLRGQISDQVKTRFSPGLSLPQICENFVKAAYDPRISGIYLHIEGLNCGWGKVEEIRRHILNFKQSGKFVVAFVPTCQEKEYYLACACEEIYAPPSAYFSLFGLTVQASFLRGVLDNIGIEPQVERIGKYKSAGDQLARRTISEENCEMLTALLDNIYSNWLDKVSSAKGKKREDIENFINEGVYQVDKLKEEGLISNIIYDDEVIAMLKERTGVKTEKNLPMVDYRKYSRVKKWTVGIPSGKDLIAIIRASGSISRVESQVSVSSSGIVAEKFIEKIRSVRESKKFKAAIIRIDSPGGDALASDLMWREIRLLAASKPVIASMADVAASGGYYMAMGTQAIVAESLTLTGSIGVVTGKFNLGKLYEKIGFNKEVISRGRYAEVLAAEQRPFRPDEAELFAKSAQHAYKQFRDKAALSRSMTVDKMEEVAQGRVWTGNDAASRGLVDAIGGLSRAIAIAKSKANIPQDREVTLVEISRPSPSLPQILLGVGSSLIGAEQTLKELLQGLTFSEGVQARMDGIMFQTLEGSPYTNPILSIIKDYLSSL; encoded by the exons ATGTCGAAGCTTCTTGCTCCACCACTGCCCACTCTTCACAACTTCACTTCCATTCGCACCTTATCCTCTTACACTTCTCCTTCTCGCCTTCCTCTTCTCTCCATTATTCCCAAACTACCCTCCTTCAGCACTCGCAACTCTCGTAGTAGGACTCGCCTTCCCTTCCCTCGCGCTTTCGATTCCGATTCCGATTCCAATTCTGAAGCTGCCGTTGACAACAATCAAACTGTTACGATTCCTGATGAGGAGTATCCCACTGGCGAATTCAAATTTGAACCAGTTACTGGATTCCGGAGCTTGCTCGTCAAGCTTAACATGCTCTTTGCCTTACCCTGGGAGCGCGTTCGCAAGGGTAGCGTCCTCACCATGAAGCTTCGTGGCCAG ATATCCGATCAGGTGAAGACTAGGTTTTCTCCTGGACTCTCTCTGCCTCAGATTTGTGAGAATTTCGTGAAAGCTGCTTATGATCCTCGTATTTCTGGGATCTATCTGCATATTGAAGGTTTGAATTGTGGGTGGGGCAAAGTCGAGGAAATCCGAAGACACATATTGAATTTCAAACAATCGG GAAAGTTCGTTGTGGCTTTCGTCCCTACATGCCAAGAAAAAGAATATTACCTTGCATGTGCGTGTGAAGAGATATATGCGCCCCCAAGTGCTTACTTTTCATTGTTTGGATTGACTGTTCAAGCCTCATTCCTTAGAG GGGTTTTAGATAATATAGGAATTGAACCACAAGTTGAAAGGATTGGGAAATATAAAAGTGCAGGAGATCAACTAGCACGAAGAACCATTTCCGAAGAAAATTGTGAAATGCTGACTGCATTGCTTGATAACATCTATTCAAATTGGCTAGATAAAGTCTCTTCTGCCAAAG gaaagaaaagagaagacatCGAGAACTTCATAAATGAAGGTGTCTATCAAGTAGATAAGCTTAAAGAAGAGGGCCTCATATCGAACATAATCTATGATGATGAG GTTATTGCCATGTTGAAGGAGAGAACTGGAGTGAAAACAGAGAAAAATCTGCCTATGGTGGATTATAG GAAATACTCTCGAGTTAAGAAATGGACTGTTGGAATACCAAGTGGTAAAGATTTGATAGCCATCATTCGAGCCTCCGGGAGCATTAGCCGTGTTGAGAGTCAAGTAAGTGTGTCTAGCTCAGGTATCGTTGCGGAGAAGTTCATTGAGAAGATTCGCAGTGTCAGAG AGTCAAAAAAATTTAAGGCTGCTATCATCCGAATTGATAGTCCTGGAGGAGATGCTCTTGCTTCTGATTT GATGTGGAGAGAAATCCGGCTTTTGGCTGCTTCAAAACCAGTCATTGCTTCAATGGCTGATGTGGCAGCAAGTGGAGGGTACTACATGGCAATGGGAACACAAGCCATTGTTGCAGAAAGTCTTACCTTAACTGGTTCAATTGGAGTGGTCACAG GGAAATTTAACCTGGGAAAGTTGTATGAGAAGATTGGCTTTAACAAGGAGGTCATATCCAGAGGAAGATATGCTGAAGTCCTTGCAGCCGAACAACGTCCATTCAG ACCAGATGAAGCAGAGTTATTTGCCAAATCTGCACAGCATGCTTATAAACAATTTCGAGACAAGGCAGCTTTATCCAGATCAATGACT GTAGATAAGATGGAGGAGGTTGCGCAGGGTAGGGTTTGGACTGGCAATGATGCAGCTTCACGCGGTTTGGTCGATGCTATTGGCGGGCTATCACGAGCTATTGCCATCGCAAAATCGAAGGCAAACATACCTCAAGACAGAGAG GTTACTCTTGTGGAGATCTCTAGACCTAGCCCTTCTCTTCCCCAGATTTTATTAGGCGTAGGAAGTTCTCTAATTGGAGCAGAACAAACATTGAAAGAATTGTTACAAGGCTTGACATTCTCTGAAGGAGTTCAAGCTCGGATGGATGGAATCATGTTTCAGACATTGGAGGGATCTCCTTATACTAACCccattttgtcaataataaaagaTTACCTCAGTTCCCTGTAA
- the LOC112716242 gene encoding pentatricopeptide repeat-containing protein At1g18485-like → MGCLAPQLPLSSHHLHNRRTLDASTQIPKSSLTPSIHQNHNLRLAGNFNDAVTSLHSNSNSNYNDAVSTSQSITALLQQCILHKNIQLGRTLHSLISASPHLRNDVVLTTRLITMYAACASPSESRSVFQNFPNKKDLFLYNALLSGYARNALYRDAILLFVELVSVAGLLPDNFTLPCAVKACAGLTEVELGEALHALALKLGLCSDSFVGNALIAMYGKCGFVESAFKVFEKMAWRNLVSWNSIMLVCSENGLFDEICGLFKGLLLNGGGDEGSVPDVVTVVTMVPVVAAMGEVKLGMLLHGLALKLGLCGDLKVSNSLMDMYSKCGYLCEARVVFDLISDKNVVSWNSMIRGYSKAGDSHGTFELLRKMTMEEKILVNEVTVLNVLPACLEKIHLLSLKEIHGYALRRGLQNDELVANAFVAAYPKCGSMDCAERVFNGMVGKTVSSWNALIGALAQNGFPEKALDLYLVMTDSGLDPDWFTIGAILLACAQLKLLRSGKEIHNFMLRNGLESDEFIGISLLSLYINCGEMLPAKLLFDKMENKSSVCWNTMITGFSQNGLPCEALDTFRQMLSSGTHTQEIALMGVMDACSQVSALRLGKEVHSFALKAHLTEDTFVTCSLIDMYAKCGCMEQSQNIFERVIEKDEACWNVIIAGHGVNGNGLKALELFELMQSSGCRPDSYTFMGVLMACNHTGMVTEGLKYLDQMQSLHGIKPKLEHYSCVVDMLGRAGQLSEALKLVNELPYEPDSGIWSSLLSSCRNYRDLDIGEKASKKLLELGPEKAENYVLLSNLYAGLGKWDDMRQVRRKMKEIGLQKDAGCSWIEIGGKVYRFLVGDGGFLESKQVQKTWVKLEKKISKIGYKPDTSCVLHELEEKEKIKILKSHSEKLAISFGLLHTAEGTTLRVCKNLRICVDCHNAIKLVSRVVEREIIVRDNKRFHHFKSGLCSCGDYW, encoded by the coding sequence ATGGGTTGTTTGGCGCCACAACTACCACTCTCATCCCATCACCTCCATAACCGCCGCACTCTTGACGCATCCACTCAAATCCCAAAATCATCCCTCACTCCCTCAATCCACCAAAACCACAATCTCCGCCTCGCCGGCAATTTTAACGACGCCGTGACCTCTCTCCACTCCAACTCCAACTCCAACTACAACGACGCCGTTTCAACGTCACAATCCATTACAGCGCTGCTCCAGCAATGCATCCTCCACAAAAACATCCAACTTGGCCGGACCCTTCATTCACTCATCTCCGCTTCCCCTCACCTCCGCAACGACGTTGTTCTCACTACCCGCTTAATCACCATGTACGCCGCATGCGCCTCACCCTCCGAATCACGTTCAGTGTTCCAGAATTTTCCCAACAAGAAGGACCTATTCCTCTACAACGCGCTTCTCAGCGGCTACGCGCGCAACGCGCTCTACCGCGACGCCATTTTGCTCTTCGTTGAATTGGTCTCCGTCGCAGGGCTTCTGCCGGACAATTTCACGCTGCCGTGTGCTGTCAAGGCCTGCGCCGGGCTCACGGAGGTGGAACTCGGGGAAGCGCTTCACGCGCTTGCGTTGAAGCTGGGACTGTGCTCTGATTCGTTTGTGGGGAATGCGCTTATTGCTATGTATGGGAAGTGTGGGTTTGTTGAGAGTGCGTTCAAGGTGTTTGAGAAAATGGCTTGGAGAAACTTGGTTTCCTGGAACTCAATTATGCTCGTGTGCTCGGAGAACGGGCTTTTTGATGAGATTTGTGGTCTGTTTAAGGGGCTTTTGTTGAATGGTGGTGGTGATGAAGGTTCGGTACCTGATGTTGTTACTGTGGTCACAATGGTTCCTGTGGTTGCTGCAATGGGTGAAGTGAAATTGGGGATGCTGCTTCATGGTTTGGCTTTGAAACTGGGGCTTTGTGGTGACTTGAAGGTTAGTAATTCACTTATGGATATGTATTCGAAATGTGGTTACTTGTGTGAGGCGCGAGTTGTGTTTGATTTGATCAGTGACAAGAATGTTGTGTCGTGGAATTCTATGATTAGAGGGTACTCCAAGGCTGGTGATTCTCACGGAACATTTGAGCTGCTACGGAAGATGACCATGGAAGAGAAAATATTGGTAAACGAGGTGACAGTGTTGAATGTTCTGCCAGCTTGTTTAGAGAAGATTCACTTGTTAAGCTTGAAAGAGATTCACGGTTATGCCCTTAGGCGTGGGCTTCAGAATGATGAATTAGTAGCCAATGCTTTTGTTGCTGCGTACCCAAAGTGTGGTTCAATGGATTGTGCTGAGCGTGTGTTTAATGGAATGGTGGGGAAAACTGTGAGCTCTTGGAATGCATTGATTGGCGCCCTTGCGCAAAATGGATTTCCTGAAAAGGCTTTAGACTTGTACCTTGTGATGACGGATTCTGGGTTGGATCCTGATTGGTTTACAATTGGGGCCATTCTACTCGCTTGTGCCCAACTCAAACTCCTACGCTCTGGCAAGGAGATTCATAATTTCATGTTGCGAAATGGTTTAGAATCGGATGAGTTTATTGGGATATCGTTGCTGTCGCTTTATATTAACTGTGGAGAAATGTTGCCAGCAAAACTCCTTTTCGATAAGATGGAAAACAAAAGTTCAGTGTGCTGGAATACAATGATTACTGGCTTTTCACAGAATGGACTTCCTTGTGAGGCCCTTGATACATTCCGGCAAATGCTTTCAAGTGGAACTCACACTCAAGAGATTGCCTTAATGGGTGTTATGGATGCTTGTTCACAAGTTTCAGCCTTGCGGCTGGGAAAAGAAGTCCATTCCTTTGCACTGAAAGCTCATCTTACAGAGGATACCTTTGTAACTTGTTCACTGATAGACATGTATGCAAAATGTGGATGCATGGAACAATCTCAAAACATTTTTGAGAGGGTAATTGAGAAAGATGAAGCATGTTGGAATGTTATAATTGCAGGACATGGAGTTAATGGGAATGGACTGAAGGCATTAGAACTTTTTGAACTAATGCAAAGCTCGGGCTGCAGACCAGATTCTTATACATTTATGGGAGTTCTGATGGCCTGTAACCATACTGGCATGGTGACAGAAGGGTTAAAATATCTTGATCAGATGCAGAGTTTGCATGGCATAAAGCCAAAATTAGAGCATTATTCATGTGTGGTGGACATGCTTGGTCGGGCAGGACAACTCAGCGAAGCTCTAAAACTTGTAAACGAGCTGCCATATGAACCAGATTCGGGGATATGGAGTTCATTACTTAGTTCCTGTAGGAATTATCGTGATTTGGATATAGGGGAGAAAGCTTCCAAAAAGTTATTAGAGTTGGGGCCAGAAAAAGCTGAGAATTATGTACTGCTATCGAACTTATATGCTGGGCTAGGAAAATGGGACGACATGAGACAGGTGCGGCGGAAGATGAAGGAGATTGGCCTTCAGAAAGATGCAGGCTGCAGTTGGATTGAAATCGGAGGAAAGGTTTATAGATTTCTTGTTGGTGATGGAGGCTTTTTAGAatcaaaacaagttcaaaagacTTGGGTTAAATTGGAGAAAAAAATAAGCAAAATTGGATATAAACCCGACACAAGTTGTGTGCTTCATGAActggaagaaaaggaaaagattaAAATTCTTAAGAGCCATAGTGAGAAGCTAGCAATTTCATTTGGTTTGTTACATACAGCTGAAGGTACAACGCTGAGGGTTTGTAAAAATCTTCGCATTTGCGTAGATTGTCACAATGCAATAAAATTAGTATCCAGGGTTGTTGAAAGGGAGATTATTGTTAGGGACAATAAGCGCTTTCATCATTTTAAAAGTGGACTTTGTTCCTGTGGAGATTATTGGTAG